The Micavibrio sp. TMED2 genome includes a window with the following:
- a CDS encoding molybdopterin converting factor subunit 1, translating to MSDEITGNEITVRYFAWVRSRLNRPQDRVSIPATGLTVTELLAQLSTLSPDHAQVLDNPAGLKAAINQSYADPDATIMPGDEVALFPPVTGG from the coding sequence ATGAGCGACGAGATCACCGGCAACGAGATTACCGTGAGATATTTCGCCTGGGTCCGCAGCCGGTTGAACCGCCCGCAGGACCGGGTGAGCATTCCCGCCACCGGCCTTACGGTTACCGAGCTGCTGGCGCAGCTAAGCACGCTTTCACCCGATCATGCGCAGGTGCTGGACAACCCGGCCGGGCTGAAGGCCGCGATCAACCAGAGCTATGCCGATCCTGATGCCACCATCATGCCCGGTGACGAGGTTGCCCTGTTCCCACCGGTGACCGGGGGCTGA
- a CDS encoding excinuclease ABC subunit C → MPSQPPSETKNSEKKSAAPGISLAHGQTVIRDTVKRLPDSPGVYRMLNAQEDVLYVGKARSLKKRVVNYTHVNKLPIRLQRMVAETTRMEIVTTHTEVEALLLESNLIKKFRPRFNILLRDDKSFPFILLTGDHDFPQIRKHRGGRSREGDYYGPFASAGMVDRTIAALQRAFLIRNCTDHVFSTRTRPCLQYHIKRCSAPCVDYVTKDEYAGQIRLAKEFLSGESTSVQAKFATEMQKASDELEFEVAARYRDRIRALTAIQSHQEINVPGLGDADIHALWQQGGETCIQVFFFRSGQNYGNRAYFPSHDRDETPADILAAFVAQFYDNKPAPKKLLLSAIPSEVELLTEALSLRAGYKVDVSAPQRGDKKRLVDRAETNARDALARRQAESASQRKLLEGLAELLDLDAPPARIEVYDNSHIGGTDAVGGMIVAGPEGFIKNSYRKFNIRSEDIEPGDDYGMMREVMQRRFSRAQKEDPDRTKGQWPDLVIIDGGLGQLNVVIETLQELGISDLPLVSVAKGPDRNAGREKFFLPGAEPFQLPINDPVLFYVQRLRDEAHRFAIGTHRARREKKISASPLDEIPGIGPSRKKALLLHFGSARSVKRAGLSDLEAVEGISKTVAKKIYDHFHGNPEG, encoded by the coding sequence AGCGACTGCCGGACAGTCCCGGTGTCTACCGGATGCTGAACGCGCAGGAAGATGTACTCTATGTCGGCAAGGCCCGCAGCCTGAAGAAGCGGGTGGTGAACTATACCCATGTGAACAAGCTGCCGATCCGCCTGCAGCGCATGGTGGCCGAGACCACACGGATGGAAATCGTCACCACCCATACCGAGGTCGAGGCGCTGCTGCTGGAAAGCAACCTGATCAAGAAATTCCGCCCGCGCTTCAATATCCTGCTGCGCGATGACAAGAGCTTCCCGTTCATCCTGCTGACCGGCGATCATGACTTCCCACAGATCCGCAAGCATCGCGGTGGCCGGTCACGCGAGGGCGATTATTACGGCCCCTTTGCCTCTGCCGGGATGGTTGACCGCACCATTGCCGCCCTGCAGCGCGCCTTCCTGATCCGCAACTGCACCGATCATGTGTTCAGCACCCGGACCCGGCCCTGCCTGCAATATCATATCAAGCGCTGCTCTGCGCCCTGCGTCGACTATGTGACCAAAGACGAATATGCCGGGCAGATCAGACTGGCAAAAGAGTTCCTGAGCGGCGAGAGCACCTCGGTACAGGCGAAATTCGCTACCGAGATGCAGAAGGCCTCGGATGAATTGGAGTTTGAAGTGGCAGCGCGCTACCGCGACCGTATCCGCGCCCTGACCGCAATCCAGTCGCATCAGGAAATCAATGTGCCCGGCCTGGGCGATGCGGATATTCACGCGCTCTGGCAACAGGGCGGCGAGACCTGCATTCAGGTATTCTTCTTCCGCTCCGGCCAGAATTACGGCAACCGCGCCTATTTCCCGTCCCATGACCGGGACGAGACACCGGCAGACATTCTGGCGGCCTTCGTCGCCCAGTTCTATGACAACAAACCGGCGCCGAAAAAGCTGCTGCTCTCCGCGATCCCGAGCGAGGTTGAGCTGCTGACCGAGGCCCTGTCCCTGCGGGCCGGGTACAAGGTCGATGTGAGCGCACCCCAGCGCGGCGACAAGAAACGGCTGGTCGATCGGGCCGAAACCAATGCCCGCGATGCCCTCGCCCGCCGTCAGGCCGAAAGCGCCTCACAGCGCAAGCTGCTGGAAGGGCTGGCGGAGCTGCTCGACCTCGATGCCCCACCGGCACGGATCGAGGTCTATGACAACAGCCATATCGGCGGCACCGATGCGGTCGGCGGCATGATCGTCGCCGGGCCGGAAGGTTTCATCAAGAACAGCTACCGCAAGTTCAACATCCGCTCCGAAGACATTGAGCCGGGCGATGATTACGGCATGATGCGTGAGGTCATGCAGCGCCGCTTCTCCCGCGCCCAGAAGGAAGACCCGGACCGCACCAAGGGGCAATGGCCCGATCTGGTGATCATTGATGGTGGCCTCGGCCAGTTGAATGTGGTGATCGAGACCTTGCAGGAGCTGGGCATCAGCGATCTGCCGCTGGTCAGCGTTGCCAAGGGCCCAGATCGCAATGCGGGGCGTGAGAAGTTCTTCCTGCCCGGTGCCGAGCCGTTCCAGCTGCCGATCAACGATCCGGTGCTGTTCTATGTCCAGCGCCTGCGGGATGAGGCCCACCGCTTTGCCATCGGCACCCATCGCGCGCGTCGGGAGAAGAAGATCAGCGCCTCGCCACTGGATGAAATTCCGGGTATCGGCCCGTCACGCAAGAAGGCACTGCTGCTGCACTTCGGGTCTGCACGCTCGGTCAAACGCGCGGGCCTGAGCGATCTTGAGGCTGTCGAGGGCATCAGCAAGACCGTGGCCAAGAAAATCTACGACCATTTCCACGGCAATCCGGAAGGCTGA
- a CDS encoding CDP-diacylglycerol--glycerol-3-phosphate 3-phosphatidyltransferase, whose product MWTIPNILTISRMVAIMPLALALIYGGAAGAWIAFAIFCAMSITDFLDGFIARRFNMGSAFGRVMDPIADKVVIGVMMPLLIGLDLINGWHQLAVYLILTREFVISGLREYLAGSLIIHVTQLAKWKTTLQLVATGAILLAAALPVVIIPALALLWIAAGLTVITGIDYLRQAWPKLTEAA is encoded by the coding sequence ATCTGGACCATTCCGAATATCCTGACCATCTCGCGCATGGTCGCCATCATGCCATTGGCACTGGCGCTGATCTATGGCGGAGCCGCCGGTGCGTGGATTGCCTTCGCGATCTTCTGTGCCATGAGCATCACCGATTTCCTCGACGGCTTCATTGCCCGCCGGTTCAATATGGGTTCGGCCTTCGGGCGGGTTATGGACCCCATCGCCGACAAGGTGGTGATCGGTGTCATGATGCCCCTGCTGATCGGCCTCGACCTGATCAATGGCTGGCACCAGTTGGCGGTCTATCTGATCCTGACCCGGGAGTTTGTCATCTCGGGCCTGCGTGAATATCTGGCCGGCAGCCTGATCATCCATGTGACACAGCTGGCCAAATGGAAAACCACCCTGCAACTGGTTGCCACCGGCGCAATCCTGCTCGCCGCCGCCCTGCCCGTGGTCATCATCCCGGCCCTTGCCCTGCTCTGGATCGCGGCTGGCCTGACCGTGATCACCGGCATCGACTATCTGCGTCAGGCCTGGCCCAAGCTGACGGAAGCAGCATGA
- a CDS encoding ferrochelatase has translation MKMSDYRHHQLPPDHPKLPSPKTGVLLINLGTPDGTGYWPMRRYLGEFLSDPRVIEAPMWLWKPFLNLVILTTRPSKSGEAYASIWDRETDESPLRRITREQTEALAARLQVLGDNVVVDWGMRYGNPSIASRLNALKDQGCDRIVLMALYPQYSASTMATAYDKAFEAMKKMRWQPAVRTMPAYHDDPVYIDALAASLKTHIDSLGWQPEVIVSSFHGVPKTYLEQGDPYHCHCAKTARLLRERMGMDDKTLRLTFQSRFGPKEWLQPYTDKTIEQLAKDGVKRVVVITPGFSADCVETLEEIGIEAKHIFEEHGGTHFSVVPCLNQSAPSVDLLAHLAKRELAGWVDVSALDTPAIQAAE, from the coding sequence ATGAAAATGTCCGATTATCGCCACCATCAATTACCCCCCGACCATCCGAAACTGCCGTCGCCGAAAACCGGTGTGCTGCTGATCAATCTCGGCACGCCCGATGGTACGGGTTACTGGCCCATGCGCCGCTATCTGGGTGAGTTCCTGAGCGATCCGCGGGTGATTGAAGCACCGATGTGGCTGTGGAAGCCGTTCCTTAATCTGGTCATCCTGACCACTCGCCCGAGCAAGAGCGGTGAGGCTTATGCTTCGATCTGGGACCGGGAAACCGATGAGAGCCCGCTGCGCCGGATCACCCGTGAGCAGACCGAGGCGCTGGCGGCCCGCCTGCAGGTACTGGGCGATAACGTGGTGGTTGATTGGGGGATGCGCTATGGCAACCCGTCGATTGCCAGCCGCCTCAATGCGCTGAAGGATCAGGGCTGTGATCGTATCGTGCTGATGGCGCTCTATCCGCAATATTCCGCCTCGACCATGGCCACCGCCTATGACAAGGCCTTCGAGGCGATGAAAAAGATGCGCTGGCAGCCTGCCGTGCGTACCATGCCAGCCTATCATGATGATCCGGTCTATATCGATGCGCTGGCGGCGTCCCTCAAGACGCATATCGACAGCCTCGGCTGGCAGCCGGAGGTGATTGTCTCATCCTTCCACGGGGTGCCGAAAACCTATCTGGAGCAGGGCGATCCCTATCACTGCCATTGTGCCAAGACCGCGCGGTTGCTGCGTGAGAGGATGGGCATGGATGACAAGACCCTGCGCCTGACCTTCCAGTCCCGTTTTGGGCCGAAGGAATGGCTGCAACCCTATACCGACAAGACCATCGAGCAACTGGCCAAGGATGGCGTGAAACGGGTGGTGGTGATTACCCCCGGCTTCTCCGCCGATTGTGTCGAGACGCTCGAGGAGATCGGCATTGAGGCCAAGCATATCTTTGAAGAACATGGCGGCACCCATTTCTCGGTCGTGCCATGCCTGAACCAGTCAGCGCCATCGGTTGATCTGCTGGCTCATCTCGCCAAGCGGGAACTGGCTGGCTGGGTTGATGTCAGCGCGCTCGATACCCCTGCCATACAGGCAGCGGAATAA
- a CDS encoding molybdenum cofactor biosynthesis protein MoaE, with amino-acid sequence MAVHVQSEDFDPAALIAGLTAGRTDIGGLATFIGQVRDENKGARVTSLTLEHYPGMTEKELARIEAEARQRWPLHDVVIVHRHGRLMPGDNIVFVGTSSSHRQAAFEACQFIMDYLKTDAPFWKLETTADGTEHWVEARQSDRDQRDRWQND; translated from the coding sequence ATGGCGGTTCATGTGCAGAGCGAGGATTTTGACCCGGCAGCGCTGATCGCCGGGCTGACCGCTGGCCGAACCGATATCGGTGGTCTCGCCACCTTCATCGGGCAGGTGCGCGACGAGAACAAGGGCGCGCGGGTCACCAGCCTGACGCTGGAGCATTATCCGGGCATGACCGAGAAGGAACTGGCGCGGATCGAGGCAGAGGCGCGCCAGCGCTGGCCGCTCCATGATGTCGTGATCGTGCATCGCCATGGTCGTCTGATGCCGGGCGACAATATCGTTTTTGTCGGCACCAGCTCCAGCCACCGGCAGGCCGCATTCGAGGCCTGTCAGTTCATTATGGATTACCTGAAGACTGACGCACCGTTCTGGAAGTTGGAAACCACCGCCGATGGCACGGAACACTGGGTCGAAGCGCGACAGAGTGACCGTGACCAGCGCGACCGCTGGCAAAACGACTGA
- a CDS encoding hydroxymethylglutaryl-CoA lyase (catalyzes the formation of acetoacetate and acetyl-CoA from 3-hydroxy-3-methylglutaryl-CoA) codes for MTMTDKITIVEVGPRDGLQNEPKPVEVATKVTLVERLADAGLPVVEVGSFVSPKWVPQMAGSAEVFANIKRRDGVDYHALVPNERGLEAAKAANVSTVAIFLSASESFSQRNINCSINESFERVSPVVAAAQAAGMTVRGYVSCVVGCPYEGFIEPKAVADVAERMAGLGIRELSLGDTIGVGTPGSVVPMLTAVADAVGPDVALAGHYHDTYGQALANIAASLDQGVRIFDASVAGLGGCPYAPGAGGNVATEDVVYMLQGMSYKTGVDLDALVDIGDWICRVIGRDNQSKVGQAMLAKRAS; via the coding sequence ATGACCATGACAGACAAAATCACCATCGTTGAGGTTGGCCCGCGTGACGGGCTGCAGAATGAACCGAAGCCGGTTGAGGTGGCGACCAAGGTAACGCTGGTCGAGCGCCTCGCCGATGCCGGATTGCCCGTGGTTGAGGTAGGGTCGTTCGTCTCACCCAAATGGGTGCCGCAGATGGCGGGCAGTGCCGAGGTCTTTGCCAACATCAAGCGCCGTGACGGTGTCGATTATCATGCACTGGTGCCCAATGAGCGCGGGCTGGAAGCGGCGAAGGCGGCGAATGTCAGCACGGTCGCCATTTTCCTGTCAGCATCCGAGAGCTTCTCACAGCGTAATATCAACTGTTCCATCAATGAGAGTTTCGAGCGGGTCAGCCCGGTCGTTGCGGCGGCACAGGCCGCCGGCATGACCGTGCGCGGCTATGTCTCCTGTGTGGTTGGCTGCCCCTATGAGGGCTTTATCGAGCCGAAGGCGGTTGCCGATGTAGCCGAGCGGATGGCAGGGCTCGGCATCCGCGAGTTGTCGCTTGGCGATACCATCGGGGTTGGCACGCCAGGTTCGGTCGTGCCGATGCTGACGGCGGTGGCCGATGCGGTCGGACCGGATGTGGCGCTCGCCGGGCATTATCACGATACCTATGGTCAGGCGCTGGCCAATATCGCTGCCTCACTCGATCAGGGTGTACGTATCTTCGATGCCAGTGTTGCCGGGCTGGGTGGCTGCCCCTATGCGCCGGGTGCCGGTGGCAATGTGGCGACCGAGGACGTGGTCTATATGCTGCAAGGTATGAGCTATAAGACCGGGGTTGATCTCGATGCGCTGGTCGATATCGGTGACTGGATCTGCCGCGTGATCGGTCGCGATAACCAGTCGAAGGTCGGGCAGGCGATGCTCGCCAAGCGTGCAAGCTGA